One genomic region from Kamptonema formosum PCC 6407 encodes:
- a CDS encoding 4'-phosphopantetheinyl transferase family protein, producing the protein MNVSDCLWNAPIAELTLSSNDIHIWYAALDLPPEQLEIFSLTLSSDEKIRAERFHFEEHRQFFIASRGILRAILSRYSEIAPEQIQFNYGSRGKPEIAESCGVKKLKFNLSHSGKVALYAITRDREIGIDIEKIHPIADAEQIAQRFFSAKEYAWLSELSPSEKPEAFFELWTCKEAYLKAIGEGLAFGLDRFEILFSPNKPPEILTIQGNYQAAKPWFLQQLTPVLGYIGAVAVKADNPCFTYWQWSENYILS; encoded by the coding sequence ATGAATGTTTCTGATTGCCTCTGGAATGCTCCCATTGCAGAACTGACATTATCTAGTAATGACATCCATATTTGGTATGCTGCTCTCGATTTACCTCCTGAGCAACTTGAGATATTTTCTCTAACACTATCTAGTGACGAGAAAATTAGAGCAGAGCGATTTCACTTTGAGGAACATAGACAATTTTTCATCGCTTCTCGCGGAATTTTAAGAGCAATTTTAAGCCGCTACTCAGAGATAGCTCCAGAGCAAATACAGTTTAATTATGGAAGTCGAGGCAAACCAGAAATAGCAGAAAGTTGTGGAGTTAAAAAACTCAAATTTAACTTATCTCACTCTGGTAAAGTTGCCTTGTATGCCATTACCCGCGATCGCGAAATTGGCATTGATATCGAAAAAATTCATCCGATTGCCGATGCCGAACAAATTGCTCAACGCTTCTTTTCAGCCAAAGAATATGCGTGGCTGAGCGAACTTTCTCCCTCAGAAAAACCAGAAGCATTCTTTGAATTATGGACTTGTAAAGAAGCTTATCTAAAAGCAATAGGAGAAGGATTAGCCTTTGGTTTAGATCGGTTTGAAATCTTATTTTCCCCAAACAAACCTCCTGAAATATTAACCATTCAGGGCAATTATCAAGCAGCAAAACCTTGGTTTTTGCAGCAGTTAACTCCTGTTTTAGGATATATCGGAGCTGTGGCTGTAAAAGCAGATAATCCTTGCTTTACTTACTGGCA
- a CDS encoding TIGR00266 family protein, which yields MKYKIRYKPSFAAIFITLDPGESITAEAGAMTSMDGKLSIKTEFSGGFFSGLLKKFFGGESLFVNKFINETQEPLQVILTQPTIGDIEAIELKSDREIYFQSGAYIAHTKGLNIGVGWAGFSSWFAGEGLFKLKVSSKNKGLVFFGAYGGITNKKITGEFVVDSGHLVAYEPGIKMSVTLAGGLFGSVTSGEGFVNKLSGTGDIYLQSRSIDGLVRFLRPKFF from the coding sequence GTGAAATATAAAATTCGTTATAAACCATCCTTTGCAGCTATTTTCATCACCCTAGACCCCGGAGAAAGTATCACCGCCGAGGCGGGGGCTATGACTAGCATGGATGGAAAACTATCTATAAAAACTGAATTTTCAGGCGGCTTCTTCTCTGGCTTACTCAAAAAGTTTTTTGGCGGCGAATCTCTGTTTGTCAATAAGTTCATCAATGAAACGCAAGAACCCCTACAAGTCATCTTAACTCAACCTACTATTGGCGATATAGAAGCCATAGAATTAAAAAGCGATCGCGAGATATATTTTCAATCTGGTGCTTATATTGCCCATACTAAAGGATTAAATATCGGTGTCGGCTGGGCGGGTTTTTCTAGTTGGTTTGCTGGCGAAGGATTGTTCAAGTTAAAAGTTAGTAGTAAAAACAAAGGTCTGGTTTTCTTCGGCGCTTATGGTGGCATTACGAATAAAAAAATTACAGGTGAATTTGTGGTTGATAGCGGTCATTTAGTCGCCTACGAACCAGGGATTAAAATGAGCGTTACTTTGGCTGGAGGCTTATTTGGTTCAGTCACATCAGGGGAAGGATTCGTTAACAAACTTTCCGGCACTGGGGATATTTATTTACAGTCTCGCAGCATAGATGGTTTAGTTAGATTTTTACGTCCAAAATTCTTTTAA
- a CDS encoding M48 family metallopeptidase, with protein MPDDEFSSRNSPTSNRQLLIILTIFLGLLVGSICFILFIVDSLVWVIPVSAEQQLGKLIAPAYEQIAKPSPAQDTLNQLLDRLETKLTKEQAEGRNYRVLYVSQPTVNALAIPGDIVIIYSGLVAEAKSENELMMVLGHELGHFAHRDHLRSLGRSLLVQVVLAYFFGDLSSLQSTISTVSTAQFSQNQERQADEFGLSLLQATYNHVGGATDFFERMSEKQGGDIIPFLATHPNPRDRVAELKRLIEKRQYKIGEKLPLPSTLKL; from the coding sequence ATGCCTGATGATGAATTTAGCTCTAGAAATTCCCCAACTAGCAATCGCCAGTTATTGATAATTCTGACAATCTTTTTAGGGTTGCTTGTAGGATCGATTTGCTTTATACTATTTATAGTCGATAGCTTAGTATGGGTAATTCCTGTTAGTGCAGAACAACAGCTTGGTAAATTAATTGCTCCTGCTTACGAGCAAATAGCTAAACCTTCTCCGGCTCAAGATACGCTGAATCAACTTTTAGATCGACTAGAAACTAAGTTAACAAAAGAGCAAGCAGAAGGGCGTAATTACAGAGTTTTGTATGTGTCACAGCCGACGGTCAATGCTTTAGCAATACCGGGTGATATTGTGATTATTTATTCTGGTTTAGTTGCTGAAGCAAAATCAGAAAATGAACTGATGATGGTACTCGGCCATGAACTCGGTCATTTTGCTCACCGCGATCATTTACGAAGTTTGGGGCGGAGTTTACTTGTGCAAGTTGTACTGGCTTATTTTTTTGGGGATTTGAGCTCGCTGCAATCTACTATTTCTACTGTCTCCACTGCTCAATTTTCTCAAAATCAAGAACGTCAAGCTGATGAATTTGGCTTGTCTCTTTTGCAAGCTACTTATAATCATGTGGGGGGAGCAACTGACTTTTTTGAGCGCATGAGTGAGAAACAGGGTGGGGATATTATACCTTTTTTAGCTACTCATCCAAATCCGCGCGATCGCGTTGCAGAATTAAAGCGTTTGATCGAGAAACGTCAGTATAAAATTGGGGAGAAATTGCCTCTGCCCTCAACGCTAAAATTGTAA
- a CDS encoding TIGR00266 family protein, giving the protein MDIQILQQPDSAIARVTFDAREELVAEAGAMIAMNGYINVSTTLRQGKGGGILGGLKRTIAGESLFLSVFRSPTAGCELFLAPKLLGDICHYQVSNVGLVVQATSYLASGSDVDIELGFQGFKSLFSGESIFWLDISGKGDLLLSSFGAIYEIPVDGEYVVDTGHIVAFEKTLNFTIGKPGSSWLGAFLGGEGLVCRFKGKGRLFCQTHNATAFGQLVGPQLPPR; this is encoded by the coding sequence ATGGATATCCAAATTTTGCAGCAACCTGATAGTGCAATTGCGCGTGTCACCTTCGATGCTCGCGAAGAATTAGTAGCAGAAGCAGGTGCGATGATTGCGATGAACGGTTATATTAATGTTAGCACTACTCTCCGGCAAGGTAAAGGTGGTGGCATTTTAGGCGGACTTAAACGTACGATCGCAGGAGAATCTTTATTCTTAAGCGTTTTTCGTTCTCCTACTGCTGGCTGTGAACTATTTTTAGCTCCTAAACTGCTCGGAGATATCTGCCATTATCAAGTTTCTAATGTGGGATTGGTAGTACAGGCTACTTCTTATCTAGCTAGCGGTTCTGATGTTGATATTGAGTTGGGATTTCAAGGTTTTAAATCTTTATTTTCGGGAGAATCAATTTTCTGGTTAGATATTAGCGGCAAAGGCGATTTACTCCTGAGTTCTTTTGGAGCAATTTATGAAATCCCTGTTGATGGCGAATATGTAGTAGATACTGGTCATATTGTCGCTTTTGAAAAAACCCTGAACTTTACAATTGGCAAGCCAGGTTCTAGCTGGCTAGGTGCTTTTCTAGGTGGTGAAGGATTAGTTTGTCGGTTTAAAGGAAAAGGGCGATTATTCTGTCAAACTCACAATGCGACGGCTTTTGGTCAATTAGTTGGCCCTCAGTTACCGCCTCGATAA
- a CDS encoding TIGR00266 family protein, which produces MKNEIDYTIEHSPSYASLRLDLKANETVFVESGAMAAMDSCIKMKSKVQGGLMKGIGRMLGGESLFISEFTAEGKPGQLFVSPGVPGDIQHYYLNGNGNNLMVQSSGFVASSPTVTIDTKFQDFKGFFSGESLFLIKATGKGDFWFSSYGAIVEIPIDGDHVVDTGYIVAFEDTLNYNVEMMGGLSFKSLKTGILGGEGLVCRFQGQGRLWVQSRNLFPLLNFLNPFRPVKSNN; this is translated from the coding sequence ATGAAAAATGAAATTGATTACACTATTGAGCATTCCCCTTCCTATGCTTCATTACGGTTAGACCTCAAGGCAAATGAAACTGTTTTTGTGGAATCGGGAGCAATGGCAGCTATGGATTCCTGTATCAAAATGAAATCCAAGGTGCAAGGGGGATTAATGAAAGGAATTGGTCGAATGTTAGGGGGTGAATCGCTATTTATCAGTGAGTTTACCGCCGAAGGAAAACCTGGGCAATTATTTGTCTCGCCAGGAGTACCCGGAGATATTCAGCATTATTATCTTAATGGTAATGGTAATAATTTAATGGTTCAATCTTCCGGGTTTGTTGCTTCTAGCCCCACTGTCACTATTGACACAAAATTTCAAGATTTTAAAGGCTTTTTTAGTGGTGAATCGCTGTTTTTAATTAAAGCTACTGGGAAAGGAGATTTTTGGTTTTCTTCCTACGGGGCAATTGTTGAAATTCCTATTGATGGCGATCATGTTGTCGATACAGGTTACATTGTCGCCTTTGAAGATACTCTCAACTATAATGTGGAAATGATGGGCGGCTTATCTTTTAAAAGTCTGAAAACGGGGATTCTAGGTGGTGAAGGATTGGTGTGTCGCTTCCAAGGTCAAGGCCGTCTGTGGGTGCAGTCGCGAAATCTGTTTCCTTTGCTTAATTTTTTGAATCCTTTCCGTCCAGTTAAAAGCAATAACTAA
- a CDS encoding NACHT domain-containing protein, whose protein sequence is MLRLSPLREKSSREKLLDEVKREVKAGRSQSLHKAVLVNLHADKPPQQFRRSWDIDLKIGSRPSVQVPQKAGIMQLFDRMGGKLVILGAVGAGKTTTLRELAAKLVNRAENDANLPCPVLLNLASRKDDSRAIADWVIEQIHLKYNIPVNISQQWLAQQQLLPLLDGLDEIEGERHENLIQSINKFIEDFQPNHLVICSSFESYKKCQNRFRLQAAILLKPLTQTQIREYLIAARSRELWYNIEREPELLKLAKTPLLLSLLTLAYEEILIESWKRLPSTEAQRQYLLNAYIRRQMTREINQQWYPKGKEPRPEQIRYWLVWLAKKLETENLTEFSVAKITSSWLQTEQQQQICLIGVIVITGLILSLTAGIVGAIVATIFELSSGIIFGIIAACISGLFIKIPAIENFMVRVVLCRYGYIPWNYRRFLNYVSERLLLQKIGDDRYHFIHNLLQQHFGEM, encoded by the coding sequence ATGTTAAGATTGAGTCCTCTTAGAGAAAAATCATCTCGCGAGAAGTTACTAGACGAAGTAAAGCGGGAAGTGAAAGCGGGGCGATCGCAGTCCTTGCACAAAGCTGTGTTGGTTAATTTACACGCAGACAAGCCGCCGCAGCAGTTTAGGCGATCGTGGGACATCGATCTGAAAATCGGCAGCCGCCCCAGCGTTCAGGTGCCGCAAAAGGCAGGAATTATGCAACTTTTCGACCGTATGGGTGGGAAATTGGTGATTTTGGGGGCAGTTGGGGCGGGCAAAACGACAACTTTGCGGGAACTAGCAGCGAAACTGGTGAATAGGGCGGAAAATGATGCAAATTTGCCCTGTCCGGTGCTGTTGAACTTGGCTTCGCGGAAAGATGATTCTCGGGCGATCGCGGATTGGGTAATCGAGCAAATTCACCTTAAGTATAACATTCCCGTTAATATTAGTCAACAGTGGCTTGCTCAACAGCAATTATTGCCATTATTAGATGGATTAGATGAAATTGAAGGTGAGCGACATGAAAATTTAATTCAGAGTATAAATAAATTTATTGAAGATTTTCAACCTAATCATCTAGTTATATGTAGCAGTTTTGAATCTTACAAAAAGTGCCAAAATAGATTCCGATTGCAAGCAGCAATTTTGTTAAAACCGCTGACCCAAACTCAAATTCGCGAGTATTTAATAGCTGCTAGAAGTCGAGAGCTATGGTACAATATTGAACGGGAACCTGAATTGTTGAAGTTAGCCAAAACACCGTTGCTATTAAGTCTGTTGACTTTGGCTTATGAGGAAATTTTAATTGAATCTTGGAAACGACTTCCTTCTACTGAGGCGCAGCGCCAGTATTTGTTAAATGCTTATATTCGCCGCCAGATGACACGGGAAATTAATCAGCAATGGTATCCTAAAGGTAAGGAACCGCGACCAGAACAAATTCGGTACTGGTTAGTATGGTTGGCTAAAAAGCTGGAAACAGAGAATTTGACAGAATTTTCTGTGGCAAAAATTACATCTAGTTGGTTGCAAACAGAACAGCAACAGCAAATATGTCTGATTGGAGTCATAGTAATTACTGGGTTAATTTTAAGTTTAACTGCGGGTATCGTAGGAGCAATTGTTGCGACAATCTTCGAGTTAAGTTCGGGAATAATTTTTGGGATAATTGCTGCCTGCATTAGCGGTTTATTTATCAAAATACCTGCTATTGAAAATTTTATGGTGCGAGTAGTGCTTTGCCGATACGGGTATATTCCCTGGAATTATCGGCGTTTCTTAAATTATGTCAGTGAAAGATTGTTGCTACAAAAAATTGGAGACGATCGCTATCATTTTATTCACAATTTGTTGCAACAACATTTTGGTGAAATGTGA
- the rsmA gene encoding 16S rRNA (adenine(1518)-N(6)/adenine(1519)-N(6))-dimethyltransferase RsmA, whose translation MREPQPRKRFAQHWLKSEKALNQIVKAADLSQDRVLEIGPGTGILTRSLLPAAQSVVAVEIDRDLCEKLAKQLGKVDNFLLVQGDILAMDLEEQLAAFPKFQNPNKVVANIPYNITGPIIEKLLGKISAPAAKPFDLIVLLVQKEVAERLYAKPGSRAFGALSVRVQYLAECELICDVPAKAFYPPPKVDSAVVRLRPRMVEPQAINPVHLESLIKLGFGSKRKMLRNNLKGTIELERLAQLLEKLQINPQCRAEDLSVAEWVALANNLEVELGRELYTGE comes from the coding sequence ATGCGGGAACCTCAACCCCGAAAACGATTTGCTCAACATTGGCTCAAGAGCGAAAAAGCTTTAAATCAGATTGTTAAAGCGGCTGATTTGTCGCAGGATCGCGTATTAGAAATTGGGCCTGGTACAGGAATTTTAACTCGGAGCTTATTACCTGCGGCGCAGTCAGTTGTGGCTGTGGAAATCGATCGCGACTTATGCGAAAAATTAGCAAAGCAACTGGGTAAAGTTGACAATTTCCTACTTGTCCAAGGCGATATCCTTGCAATGGATTTAGAGGAGCAATTAGCTGCGTTCCCTAAATTCCAAAATCCTAATAAAGTCGTTGCCAATATTCCTTATAATATAACTGGGCCGATTATTGAAAAACTACTAGGTAAAATCTCAGCTCCGGCAGCTAAACCTTTTGATTTAATTGTGCTGCTCGTACAAAAAGAAGTTGCAGAAAGGCTGTATGCTAAACCTGGTTCCAGAGCCTTCGGTGCGCTGTCAGTGCGAGTGCAATATTTAGCTGAATGCGAGTTAATTTGCGACGTACCAGCTAAGGCATTTTATCCGCCGCCCAAAGTGGATTCTGCTGTAGTGCGGCTGCGTCCCCGGATGGTGGAACCGCAAGCGATTAACCCCGTACATTTAGAGAGTTTAATTAAACTCGGCTTTGGTAGCAAGCGTAAGATGTTGCGTAATAATTTAAAAGGAACAATTGAGTTAGAGCGACTCGCTCAATTACTAGAAAAATTACAAATAAATCCTCAATGTCGGGCTGAAGATCTAAGTGTAGCTGAATGGGTAGCTTTAGCTAACAACTTAGAGGTAGAATTGGGGAGAGAATTATACACCGGTGAGTAG
- a CDS encoding SH3 domain-containing protein, translating into MSFKPSQFIIAGLAGVATALGVTVATIQSQSSFTDSELPPQPSNPPVLSSPVPNPQADINPVSPVADTPVSPKPQPAASPPTTPKPQPIVVSPPDSGCKISMALVADPNPPLNVRDRPQVSESKIVGTLRNNSFVSVADEQNGWLQISDPIAGWIAKNRTKSSCPNVKQRISFVAGGSEAIVQGKIIGGGSHSYLINATKGQTMILTNHQQVLPLILTPDGKILGGASDVEGKTEWTGKIPATGDYTLQLDSNFKGYDYDFSVELH; encoded by the coding sequence ATGTCCTTCAAACCTAGCCAATTCATCATAGCAGGCTTAGCTGGAGTTGCCACCGCCCTTGGTGTCACCGTTGCCACGATTCAGTCCCAATCGAGTTTCACTGACTCTGAATTACCACCCCAACCCTCTAATCCTCCCGTTCTATCATCCCCAGTACCAAACCCGCAAGCGGATATCAATCCAGTATCGCCAGTGGCGGACACCCCAGTATCCCCCAAACCTCAGCCAGCCGCCTCCCCGCCTACCACTCCTAAACCTCAGCCAATAGTGGTCTCCCCGCCAGATTCGGGGTGTAAAATTAGTATGGCCTTAGTAGCTGACCCCAACCCTCCGCTAAATGTGCGCGATCGCCCACAGGTAAGCGAGAGCAAAATAGTCGGTACGCTCAGAAATAATAGCTTTGTTTCTGTCGCTGATGAACAAAATGGTTGGTTGCAAATTAGCGATCCGATCGCGGGTTGGATTGCCAAAAATCGTACAAAAAGTAGTTGTCCAAATGTCAAGCAGAGAATTAGTTTTGTTGCGGGAGGAAGTGAGGCAATAGTCCAAGGTAAAATCATCGGCGGTGGTAGCCATTCTTACCTAATTAATGCTACCAAAGGTCAGACGATGATACTCACTAATCATCAACAAGTTTTACCATTAATTTTAACACCAGATGGTAAAATTTTAGGCGGAGCTAGCGATGTAGAAGGTAAAACAGAGTGGACAGGAAAAATCCCAGCTACGGGCGACTACACTTTACAACTTGACTCGAATTTCAAGGGATATGATTATGATTTTTCTGTTGAATTACACTAA
- the ispE gene encoding 4-(cytidine 5'-diphospho)-2-C-methyl-D-erythritol kinase yields the protein MRSYSLIAPAKINLYLEIIGDSPSGGYHELAMVLQSIDLADRIDLRPIGTETIRVRCDDSQVPADKNNLAYRAADLLARQFPTAFARYGGVEIVIHKHIPVAAGLAGGSADAAAVLVGMDLMWQLGLTHSELQELGSQLGSDIPFCIAGGTALATGRGEELSPLPDLDNLYVVLAKYRNLSISTAWAYQTYRQQFSSSYCAPDDVECRRQRVHSGQMVAAIAHKDAAKIGQLLHNDLEKVALPVYPQVLQLREVFQSLGVVGTMMSGSGPTVFALTESLAEAEQVKERVKSAIASPDLDLWVAKFSNTGIRIASD from the coding sequence ATGCGCTCATATTCTCTGATTGCTCCCGCAAAAATCAATCTATACTTAGAAATCATCGGTGATTCGCCTAGCGGCGGCTATCACGAACTGGCAATGGTACTTCAAAGTATAGATTTAGCCGATCGCATCGACTTGCGGCCCATCGGTACAGAAACCATCCGCGTCCGCTGTGACGATTCCCAAGTCCCCGCTGACAAAAATAACCTCGCCTACCGCGCCGCCGACTTGCTAGCTAGGCAATTTCCCACTGCTTTTGCTCGCTACGGCGGCGTGGAAATTGTGATTCACAAACACATTCCTGTAGCAGCAGGTTTGGCTGGCGGATCGGCAGATGCGGCCGCTGTTTTAGTGGGGATGGATTTGATGTGGCAACTCGGACTTACGCACTCAGAATTGCAAGAATTGGGTTCTCAATTGGGTTCGGATATCCCTTTTTGCATTGCTGGTGGTACTGCTTTAGCAACAGGTAGAGGTGAAGAACTTTCACCCTTGCCGGATTTAGATAATCTCTATGTTGTGCTGGCAAAATATCGCAATTTATCGATTTCTACGGCCTGGGCCTATCAAACTTATCGGCAACAATTCAGCAGTTCTTATTGTGCGCCGGATGATGTAGAATGTCGCCGACAACGGGTACATTCTGGGCAGATGGTAGCCGCGATCGCCCACAAAGATGCAGCAAAAATTGGGCAATTATTGCACAATGATTTAGAGAAAGTAGCCTTGCCTGTATATCCTCAAGTATTGCAACTGCGAGAGGTTTTTCAGTCACTAGGGGTTGTGGGAACGATGATGTCTGGTTCGGGGCCTACGGTGTTTGCTTTAACGGAGTCTCTGGCAGAAGCAGAACAGGTTAAAGAGCGGGTAAAAAGTGCGATCGCATCTCCCGATTTAGACCTGTGGGTGGCAAAATTTAGTAATACTGGCATTCGCATTGCATCTGATTAA
- a CDS encoding Uma2 family endonuclease: protein MSATSELTLQEFFALPPLEGDITYELIDGQAVPKMSPKFSHSKLTRTLLYLIDLWCEGRGEVLPEWAIQLTKKGRAWVPTPDLLYISYERLPADWNQDEACPIPPELVIEIISPGQTFGQMAAKARDYLDAKVLRVWVVDSKARSITVFYPDAPPQTYMGDILLTDSLFAGLEFTPEQIFQKAKIPLNN, encoded by the coding sequence ATGTCAGCCACAAGCGAACTAACACTACAAGAGTTTTTCGCTCTCCCCCCCCTTGAGGGAGATATTACCTATGAACTTATTGATGGTCAGGCTGTCCCAAAGATGTCTCCAAAATTTTCGCACTCTAAGCTTACCCGTACACTACTATATCTAATCGATTTGTGGTGTGAAGGACGCGGTGAAGTCTTGCCAGAATGGGCTATTCAATTAACTAAAAAAGGTCGAGCCTGGGTACCGACTCCTGACCTTTTATATATTTCTTATGAACGCTTACCCGCAGACTGGAATCAAGATGAAGCCTGTCCCATTCCACCAGAACTCGTGATAGAAATTATTTCACCTGGACAAACTTTTGGACAAATGGCGGCTAAAGCGAGAGATTATTTAGATGCTAAGGTATTGCGGGTTTGGGTGGTAGATAGCAAAGCTAGAAGTATTACTGTTTTTTATCCCGATGCACCACCCCAAACTTATATGGGAGATATCCTGCTAACAGATTCACTGTTTGCAGGATTGGAATTTACCCCAGAGCAGATATTTCAAAAGGCAAAAATACCACTAAATAATTAG
- a CDS encoding Uma2 family endonuclease — protein sequence MQITSRLTLEEFLGLPPVESDITYELIDGQAVPKMSPKKFHSKLTRTFLNLIENWSDGRGEVCPELAVTLSKKGRDWAPIPDLLYISNESLPDDWDQDGACSVPPELVIEIISPGQTFGQMAAKARDYLDANVLRVWVVDSKARSITVFYPDAPPQTYMGDTLLTDSLFAGLEFTAEQIFQKAKIPLNNN from the coding sequence GTGCAAATCACAAGCCGATTAACACTCGAAGAGTTTTTGGGTCTCCCGCCAGTTGAGAGTGATATTACCTATGAACTTATTGATGGTCAGGCTGTACCAAAGATGTCTCCAAAAAAATTTCACTCCAAGCTCACCCGTACATTCCTTAATCTAATTGAAAATTGGTCTGATGGACGGGGAGAAGTATGTCCAGAATTAGCTGTCACTTTAAGTAAAAAAGGGCGAGATTGGGCACCAATACCAGACCTTTTATATATTTCTAATGAAAGCTTACCAGATGACTGGGATCAAGATGGAGCTTGTTCTGTTCCACCAGAACTCGTGATAGAAATTATTTCACCTGGACAAACTTTTGGACAAATGGCGGCTAAAGCAAGAGATTATTTAGATGCTAATGTATTGCGGGTTTGGGTGGTAGATAGCAAAGCTAGAAGTATTACTGTTTTTTATCCCGATGCACCACCACAGACTTATATGGGAGATACACTGCTAACAGATTCACTGTTTGCAGGACTAGAATTTACCGCAGAGCAGATATTTCAAAAGGCAAAAATACCACTAAATAATAACTAA
- a CDS encoding DUF3082 domain-containing protein, which produces MTNLTNPTPNSQPPNSAEETSILRCITGSMIAGAFASGLYLLTASIAQTFANKPTHSDNITVIKIASAVRTLVVGMAALGTGIFALAALGLMGLAVQLLIQRLIKRLKKDASI; this is translated from the coding sequence ATGACTAATCTAACTAATCCAACTCCCAATTCTCAACCGCCTAATTCTGCGGAAGAAACAAGTATTTTGCGGTGCATTACTGGTTCGATGATTGCTGGTGCATTCGCATCTGGTCTCTATTTATTAACGGCATCAATTGCCCAGACATTTGCTAACAAACCAACTCATTCTGACAATATCACGGTGATTAAAATCGCCTCTGCTGTGCGAACCTTAGTCGTAGGGATGGCTGCACTAGGAACAGGCATTTTCGCCTTGGCAGCTCTGGGTTTGATGGGGTTAGCGGTGCAACTTTTGATTCAGCGGTTGATAAAACGATTGAAGAAAGATGCAAGTATTTAA